A section of the Malus sylvestris chromosome 17, drMalSylv7.2, whole genome shotgun sequence genome encodes:
- the LOC126610563 gene encoding probable phospholipid-transporting ATPase 8, whose amino-acid sequence MTEGRRRRGIHFSKLYSFSCIRSPFVDSHPQIGERGYSRVVHCNEPDSPEALQLRYGGNYVSTTKYTAANFIPKSLFEQFRRVANIYFLVVACVSFSPLAPFKAVSVLAPLLVVIGATMAKEAVEDWRRRKQDIEANNRKVRVYGRNYTFYETRWKKLRVGDIVKVHKDEYFPADLLLLSSSYEDGICYVETMNLDGETNLKLKHALEVTSHLQDEKSLENFNAVIKCEDPNENLYSFVGTLFYDGKPYPLSLQQMLLRDSKLKNTEYVYGVVVFTGHDTKVMQNATDPPSKRSKIERKMDKIIYILFSTLVVIAFTGSVFFGINTRRDISGGKMRRWYLRPDHTTVFYDPKRAELAAFFHFLTALMLYGYLIPISLYVSIEIVKVLQSIFINQDREMYYEEMDRPAHARTSNLNEELGQVDMILSDKTGTLTCNSMEFIKCSIAGTAYGHGITEVERALANRRDRVDGLHETGNVSSDVLDSASYNVDSGKSIKGFNFRDERIMNGQWVNERHSDIIQKFFRVLAICHTAIPVVDKASGEITYEAESPDEAAFVIAARELGFEFFERTQTNISLHELDFESGRKVDREYELLHVLEFSSSRKRMSVIVRSPENKLLLLSKGADSAILERLAKDGRQFEDQTKEHIHRYAEAGLRTLVIAYRELGVEEFEIWAKEFVKAKASVTEGRDVLVDGVADKIERDLFLLGVTAVEDKLQKGVPECISKLAEAGIKIWVLTGDKMETAVNIGYACSLLRQDMKRIVISLDSPDINALEKQGDKEAVEQASLASIRKQIEEGISQINEAKGTSNQPKSFGLVIDGKSLEFCLKKDVKNSFFELAITCASVICCRSTPKQKALVTRLVKLGTGKITLSVGDGANDVGMLQEADIGVGISGVEGMQAVMASDFAIAQFRFLERLLLVHGHWCYRRISMMICYFFYKNITFGFTLFWFEAHASFSGQPAYNDWYMSFYNVFFTSLPVIALGVFDQDVSARFCLKYPSLYLEGVENILFSWPRILGWMVNGVLSSIIIFFFTTNSMIGQALRKDGKVVDYEVLGVTMYSCVVWVVNCQMALSINYFTWIQHFFIWGSVAFWYIFLVIYGSVSPSVSTTAHRVLVEACAPSPLFWMVTLLVTICTLLPYFSYRAFQTRFKPMRHDVIQLERLNGSDNETSGELPLRFSSKLQHLKQRLRERRS is encoded by the exons ATGACGGAAGGGCGGAGGAGGAGAGGGATACATTTTAGCAAACTGTATTCGTTCTCGTGTATTCGATCTCCTTTCGTTGATAGTCATCCCCAAATCGGGGAAAGAGGGTACTCGAGGGTGGTGCATTGTAATGAGCCGGATAGTCCGGAGGCGCTTCAGTTGAGATACGGGGGAAATTATGTTTCAACTACGAAGTACACGGCAGCGAATTTCATTCCCAAGTCTTTGTTTGAGCAGTTTAGGAGGGTTGCCaatatatattttcttgttgTAGCTTGTGTCTCGTTTAGTCCGTTGGCGCCTTTCAAAGCTGTTAGTGTTCTTGCACCGTTGTTAGTGGTGATTGGCGCTACTATGGCTAAGGAAGCTGTTGAAGATTGGCGGCGAAGAAAACAG GACATTGAGGCGAACAATCGAAAGGTTAGAGTTTATGGTAGGAATTATACATTCTATGAGACCAGATGGAAGAAACTCCGGGTTGGTGATATtgtgaaggtccacaaggatgAGTACTTTCCTGCTGATCTTCTGTTACTTTCGTCAAGCTATGAGGACGGAATTTGCTACGTTGAAACTATGAACCTTGACGGAGAAACTAATTTGAAATTGAAGCATGCATTGGAGGTGACATCTCATCTTCAGGATGAAAAATCCTTGGAAAACTTTAATGCGGTGATCAAGTGTGAGGACCCAAATGAAAATCTGTATTCATTTGTTGGGACTTTGTTCTATGATGGAAAGCCTTACCCGCTTTCCTTACAACAGATGCTCTTAAGAGACTCTAAGCTGAAAAACACCGAATATGTCTATGGTGTTGTTGTCTTTACCGGTCACGACACAAAAGTGATGCAGAATGCGACAGATCCTCCTTCAAAGAGAAGCAAAATCGAGAGGAAAATGGATAAGATAATCTACATTCTTTTCAGTACTCTTGTTGTGATAGCCTTTACTGGATCTGTCTTTTTTGGAATCAACACTAGACGAGATATAAGTGGTGGAAAAATGAGAAGGTGGTATCTTCGTCCAGATCATACAACTGTATTTTATGACCCCAAAAGAGCAGAACTTGCGGCTTTTTTCCATTTCTTGACTGCCCTTATGTTGTATGGATATTTAATACCAATATCTTTATATGTATCGATTGAGATTGTGAAGGTATTACAGAGTATATTCATTAACCAAGATCGGGAAATGTATTACGAGGAAATGGATAGGCCGGCTCATGCACGCACATCTAATCTGAATGAGGAACTTGGTCAGGTTGATATGATACTGTCTGACAAAACAGGCACACTGACATGTAATTCCATGGAGTTCATTAAATGTTCGATAGCAGGCACTGCGTATGGCCATGGTATAACAGAAGTGGAGAGGGCACTGGCAAACAGAAGGGACAGAGTTGATGGACTGCATGAAACTGGTAATGTATCATCTGATGTTTTAGACAGTGCTAGTTATAATGTTGACTCTGGAAAGTCAATAAAAGGTTTCAACTTTAGAGACGAGCGCATCATGAATGGGCAGTGGGTCAATGAACGTCATTCAGATATCATACAGAAATTTTTTCGGGTTTTAGCAATCTGTCATACGGCCATTCCAGTTGTTGATAAAGCATCAGGAGAAATAACCTATGAAGCAGAGTCACCAGATGAAGCAGCTTTTGTCATAGCTGCCAGGGAGCTTGGGTTTGAGTTTTTCGAAAGGACACAAACAAACATATCATTGCATGAGTTGGATTTTGAAAGTGGGAGGAAGGTTGATAG GGAATACGAGCTTCTTCATGTCTTGGAGTTCAGCAGTTCTCGCAAAAGGATGTCAGTAATTGTAAGGAGTccagaaaataaattattgCTCCTTTCCAAGGGTGCAGACAG TGCGATTCTGGAAAGGCTTGCAAAAGATGGGCGGCAGTTTGAGGATCAGACCAAGGAGCACATTCATAGATATGCTGAAGCAGGTTTACGAACCTTGGTGATTGCATACCGCGAGCTTGGTGTAGAAGAATTTGAAATATGGGCGAAGGAGTTTGTGAAGGCTAAAGCTTCTGTCACCGAAGGTCGAGATGTACTGGTGGATGGAGTTGCTGATAAGATTGAAAGGGACTTATTTCTACTTGGTGTGACGGCTGTTGAAGACAAACTGCAAAAGGGG GTGCCTGAATGTATCAGTAAGCTTGCCGAAGCTGGGATTAAGATATGGGTATTGACGGGGGATAAAATGGAAACTGCAGTTAACATTGG GTATGCTTGCAGTTTACTTAGACAAGATATGAAACGGATTGTCATCAGTCTCGATTCACCAGACATAAATGCCTTGGAGAAACAAGGGGATAAAGAGGCAGTTGAGCAG GCTTCTCTTGCAAGCATAAGGAAGCAAATTGAGGAAGGTATTTCGCAAATTAATGAAGCTAAAGGAACTTCGAACCAACCTAAATCGTTTGGCTTGGTAATTGATGGGAAGTCCTTGGAATTTTGTCTCAAGAAGGATGTCAAAAATTCTTTTTTTGAGCTTGCAATTACTTGTGCTTCTGTTATATGCTGCCGCTCTACGCCCAAACAGAAAGCTCTT GTTACGAGATTGGTAAAACTTGGAACCGGTAaaataacactttctgttgGTGACGGTGCAAATGACGTTGGCATGCTTCAAGAAGCGGATATTGGAGTTGGCATTAGTGGTGTTGAGGGGATGCAG GCGGTGATggcaagtgattttgcaatagCTCAATTCCGTTTTCTGGAGCGTCTCTTGCTTGTACATGGGCATTGGTGCTATAGGCGCATATCAATGATG ATATGCTACTTCTTCTACAAGAACATTACATTTGGGTTTACTCTGTTTTGGTTTGAGGCCCATGCTTCTTTCTCCGGTCAACCTGCTTACAATGACTGGTACATGTCATtctacaatgtcttcttcacaTCACTCCCTGTAATTGCTCTTGGCGTCTTCGATCAGGATGTTTCTGCACGGTTCTGCCTCAAG TATCCTTCCTTGTATCTGGAGGGAGTGGAGAATATCCTCTTCAGCTGGCCACGAATACTCGGTTGGATGGTTAATGGCGTTTTGAGCTCCATAattatcttcttcttcaccaCCAATTCCATGATTGGCCAAGCTCTCCGAAAAGATGGTAAAGTAGTTGACTATGAAGTCCTAGGGGTCACAATGTACTCTTGCGTAGTTTGGGTCGTAAATTGCCAAATGGCGCTTTCCATCAACTACTTCACCTGGATCCAGCACTTCTTCATCTGGGGCAGTGTCGCCTTCTGGTATATATTCTTAGTGATATACGGCTCTGTCTCACCAAGCGTATCCACAACAGCACACAGAGTTCTCGTCGAAGCCTGTGCTCCCAGTCCTCTGTTTTGGATGGTCACCCTTCTCGTTACCATCTGCACTTTGCTGCCGTATTTCTCATACAGGGCTTTCCAGACACGGTTCAAACCAATGCGTCACGATGTAATACAACTGGAACGGTTAAATGGCTCAGACAACGAGACTTCCGGTGAATTGCCTCTGAGATTCAGTAGCAAACTGCAGCACCTGAAGCAGAGATTGAGGGAAAGAAGGTCGTGA